A window of the Bacillota bacterium genome harbors these coding sequences:
- a CDS encoding PHP domain-containing protein has protein sequence MKLYKYKYDLHVHTSNVSPCAHVPAHEIVHLYKQAGYQGIVITDHYYDHYFETLPESTWADKIKRYMEGYRIARDEGQKLDLDVLFGIELKMAGTQNDYLIYGVTEDFLVEYPELYKLSLAALHSLTKANGMLLYVAHPFRSYMQPVDPRLLDGAEVFNGNPRHKSQNHLALAFAEEHGLLKISGSDFHQRVDLGIGGVALKERVTDIHDLVPILRAEDLGLITNPLPKLSFG, from the coding sequence ATGAAACTATATAAATATAAATATGATCTTCATGTTCACACCAGCAATGTCAGTCCCTGCGCCCATGTTCCTGCGCATGAGATTGTCCATCTCTACAAGCAGGCGGGTTATCAGGGGATTGTGATCACTGATCACTATTACGACCATTATTTTGAAACTCTGCCCGAATCCACCTGGGCTGATAAGATCAAGCGGTATATGGAAGGATATCGGATTGCCCGGGATGAGGGGCAGAAGCTTGATCTAGATGTTTTATTTGGAATTGAGCTTAAAATGGCTGGCACCCAAAATGATTACCTAATCTACGGTGTTACCGAGGATTTCCTAGTTGAATATCCCGAGCTTTATAAGCTGAGTTTAGCTGCTCTCCATTCACTTACAAAAGCCAATGGCATGCTGCTTTATGTGGCCCATCCGTTTCGCAGCTATATGCAGCCGGTTGATCCGCGCTTGCTCGATGGAGCGGAAGTCTTTAACGGCAATCCCCGCCACAAGTCCCAGAATCATCTGGCTCTGGCTTTCGCCGAGGAGCATGGACTATTGAAAATCTCTGGTTCCGATTTCCATCAGCGGGTCGACCTGGGAATCGGTGGGGTAGCGCTGAAAGAGCGGGTCACAGATATTCACGATTTAGTCCCCATTCTTAGAGCTGAGGACTTAGGACTGATTACTAATCCACTGCCTAAGCTATCGTTTGGGTGA
- a CDS encoding ribulokinase: MDKYVIGVDFGTDSVRALVVNTRTGREEASAVSYYKRWAQGLYCDPASNQFRQHPLDYVESLQECITESLAQLPQEVAEQVVGIGIDTTGSTPCAVDHTGTPLALLPEFSENPNAMFILWKDHTAVQEAAEINDYAWNHSPIDYTKYVGGIYSSEWFWSKILHIYRQDAEVREAAYTWVEHCDWMPALLSGVKSADEIKRSRCAAGHKAMWHEEWGGLPKEEFFTAIDPIMAGVTKNMYRDTYPADELAGVLCDEWAEKLGLKPGIAIAVGAFDAHMGAVGGGVTDKALVKIMGTSTCDIMVAPYDVMQNKLVRGICGQVDGSVIPGMVGLEAGQSAFGDVFAWFREVLLWPLLDIQESGLISDKLVDQIFEKILPRLTKAAEALSIEDTQVVALDWLNGRRTPDADQALKGALVGLSLGTDAPRIFRALVEATAFGSKAVIDRFIEEGVEIDQVIALGGIAKKNPFVMQVTADVFNMPIKVTESDQTCALGAAMFAAVAAGVYPNVQEAQKHMGTVFSETYTPRADQAAKYQEKYRRYLEVGGLLEDTLRKL, from the coding sequence ATGGACAAATATGTAATTGGTGTCGATTTTGGAACGGACTCGGTCCGCGCTTTAGTTGTGAATACACGCACAGGCAGGGAAGAGGCATCAGCCGTTTCGTATTACAAACGGTGGGCACAGGGCTTATACTGTGATCCTGCCAGCAATCAATTTCGGCAGCATCCCCTGGATTATGTTGAGAGCCTCCAGGAGTGCATTACTGAGTCATTAGCGCAGCTGCCGCAAGAGGTGGCAGAGCAGGTTGTAGGCATTGGAATTGATACAACCGGTTCCACTCCCTGCGCCGTTGATCATACCGGTACACCTCTGGCTCTGCTTCCGGAGTTCAGCGAGAATCCAAACGCCATGTTTATTCTCTGGAAGGATCATACCGCTGTACAGGAAGCAGCGGAGATCAATGATTACGCATGGAACCATTCTCCGATTGACTACACCAAATATGTCGGTGGTATTTACTCCTCAGAATGGTTCTGGTCCAAGATTCTCCACATCTACCGCCAAGATGCTGAGGTGAGGGAAGCAGCGTATACCTGGGTGGAGCACTGTGATTGGATGCCGGCTCTCCTTTCCGGAGTTAAGTCTGCCGATGAGATCAAGCGCAGCCGCTGCGCAGCCGGGCATAAGGCGATGTGGCATGAAGAGTGGGGTGGACTGCCCAAAGAAGAGTTCTTTACAGCCATTGATCCGATCATGGCTGGCGTAACCAAGAACATGTACCGGGACACCTATCCCGCTGATGAGCTGGCCGGAGTTTTATGCGACGAATGGGCAGAGAAACTTGGCCTTAAACCGGGCATCGCTATTGCCGTAGGCGCGTTTGACGCCCATATGGGAGCTGTCGGTGGTGGCGTAACTGACAAAGCGTTGGTTAAAATTATGGGAACCTCTACCTGCGATATCATGGTTGCCCCTTATGATGTAATGCAGAATAAGCTGGTGCGGGGAATCTGCGGACAGGTTGACGGTTCCGTTATTCCGGGCATGGTTGGACTGGAAGCAGGCCAATCTGCGTTCGGAGATGTTTTTGCTTGGTTTAGGGAAGTTTTGCTCTGGCCTTTACTGGATATTCAAGAAAGCGGTTTGATTTCTGATAAGCTGGTGGACCAGATTTTCGAAAAAATTCTGCCGCGGCTCACTAAAGCTGCTGAGGCACTGTCAATTGAAGATACCCAAGTTGTTGCCCTCGATTGGCTGAACGGCCGACGCACACCAGATGCGGATCAGGCTTTGAAAGGCGCCCTGGTTGGTTTAAGCCTGGGAACTGATGCGCCGCGTATCTTTAGGGCACTGGTTGAAGCGACAGCCTTTGGTTCAAAAGCTGTTATTGATCGGTTTATTGAGGAAGGTGTAGAAATTGACCAGGTTATTGCTTTAGGCGGTATTGCCAAGAAGAATCCTTTTGTCATGCAGGTTACAGCCGATGTATTTAATATGCCGATCAAAGTAACTGAATCGGATCAAACCTGCGCGTTGGGAGCAGCCATGTTCGCAGCTGTTGCGGCAGGTGTATATCCGAATGTGCAGGAAGCCCAAAAGCACATGGGAACCGTATTCAGCGAAACTTATACTCCGCGGGCTGATCAGGCGGCCAAATACCAAGAAAAGTACCGCAGATACCTGGAAGTCGGTGGTCTGCTTGAAGATACCTTAAGAAAACTATAA
- a CDS encoding L-ribulose-5-phosphate 4-epimerase, with translation MLTKLRQDVLEANLELNRKGLVVYTWGNVSGIDRERGLVVIKPSGVPYDEMTADQLVVVNLDGEVVEGSLRPSSDLPTHLELYRNFPNIGGVAHTHSTYATGWAQTGMDLPCLGTTHADHFYGAVPCTRPLNQAEVAVDYELNTGKVIVETFADLDPDAVPAVLVSQHGPFTWGKDAMDAVVNSVVLEECAKMAGITFSVNREAQAIPQYLLDKHYLRKHGKDAYYGQN, from the coding sequence ATGCTGACTAAACTACGTCAGGATGTTTTGGAAGCGAACTTAGAGCTTAACCGCAAGGGATTAGTGGTTTATACCTGGGGAAATGTAAGTGGGATCGACCGTGAGCGGGGGTTAGTTGTGATTAAGCCTAGCGGTGTGCCGTATGACGAGATGACAGCAGATCAGCTCGTGGTAGTCAATCTCGATGGTGAAGTTGTTGAAGGAAGTCTGCGTCCTTCATCAGATCTGCCCACTCATTTAGAGCTGTACCGCAATTTCCCGAATATTGGAGGAGTTGCCCACACCCATTCCACGTATGCAACCGGGTGGGCTCAGACAGGCATGGATCTGCCGTGTTTAGGCACTACTCACGCGGACCATTTCTACGGCGCTGTGCCCTGCACCCGGCCTTTGAATCAGGCGGAAGTGGCGGTTGATTATGAGTTAAATACCGGCAAGGTGATTGTGGAGACATTTGCAGATCTTGACCCTGATGCGGTTCCGGCGGTGCTGGTGAGCCAGCACGGACCCTTTACCTGGGGTAAGGACGCTATGGACGCGGTAGTTAACAGTGTGGTCTTAGAGGAATGCGCCAAAATGGCAGGCATTACTTTCAGCGTTAACCGGGAAGCACAGGCAATTCCCCAGTATCTCCTTGATAAGCATTATCTGCGCAAGCATGGCAAGGACGCCTATTACGGTCAAAACTAA
- a CDS encoding biotin transporter BioY — translation MNIKRLTYIGLFACLTALGALITVPIPPLVVPITLQIPFTLTAGFILGPRDGAVSQLLYLLLGAVGLPVFSGQQGGIGMLWGPTAGFLWGFVLAAFLIGWLSCRFRFRSFRAIFLALIFGLMLIYAAGVIGLMLVLDYSFGQALGAGVAPFVLVDVFKLLVSAYVVERLIKTGIVKAASKR, via the coding sequence ATGAACATCAAACGCTTAACCTACATCGGACTATTTGCCTGTTTAACAGCCCTCGGAGCCCTGATCACTGTCCCTATTCCTCCACTGGTTGTGCCGATAACACTCCAGATTCCCTTTACGCTCACGGCCGGATTCATATTGGGTCCGCGGGATGGCGCTGTCAGTCAGCTCCTCTACCTGCTCTTAGGCGCAGTGGGTCTGCCGGTGTTTTCTGGTCAGCAGGGTGGTATTGGCATGCTGTGGGGACCAACAGCAGGATTTTTATGGGGCTTTGTCCTGGCCGCTTTTCTGATTGGATGGCTGAGCTGCCGCTTTCGCTTCCGCAGTTTTAGAGCCATATTTTTAGCGCTCATCTTCGGCCTGATGCTGATTTATGCCGCCGGAGTGATCGGCTTAATGCTTGTCCTTGATTACAGCTTCGGGCAAGCGCTCGGCGCGGGCGTAGCACCTTTTGTTCTGGTAGATGTATTTAAACTGCTGGTTTCCGCTTATGTAGTTGAGCGTCTTATCAAAACAGGCATTGTAAAAGCAGCATCAAAACGCTGA
- a CDS encoding biotin--[acetyl-CoA-carboxylase] ligase: MIAIENSPLQYRIITVDETASTNDLAKEYARQGASEGLVITAKRQTQGRGRRGREWYSQTGGLYFSILLRPNLPFTEMAKTTLLAGVAAVETLRQHYRAAAELKWPNDVIIAGRKIAGILTEGSINPGGSNYIIVGIGVNTNPPAEPLPESIRVRAGFLSDFTNLTIENQVLLRQFLNHFNQHYVRFAQGKHHEFLKLVRCYTRMLGQEIIITEEKATYHAKAVDIDETGALIVKKSDGTIRTLLAADVSIRSQSI; the protein is encoded by the coding sequence GTGATTGCCATCGAAAACTCTCCACTGCAATACAGAATTATCACTGTTGATGAAACTGCATCCACCAATGACTTAGCTAAAGAGTATGCCCGGCAGGGTGCCTCAGAAGGCCTGGTCATCACAGCCAAACGCCAAACCCAGGGCAGAGGTCGGCGGGGTCGGGAATGGTACTCCCAAACAGGAGGCCTGTACTTCTCCATCCTGCTCAGACCCAACCTGCCCTTTACCGAAATGGCGAAAACCACGCTGTTAGCGGGAGTGGCGGCAGTGGAAACACTGAGACAGCACTATCGGGCTGCCGCAGAGCTGAAATGGCCTAACGATGTGATTATAGCCGGCAGGAAAATCGCCGGGATTCTTACAGAGGGATCAATCAATCCGGGAGGGTCCAACTATATCATTGTTGGAATTGGAGTTAACACCAATCCGCCTGCAGAGCCGCTGCCGGAATCAATTCGAGTCCGAGCAGGGTTTTTATCAGATTTTACGAATCTTACCATAGAGAACCAGGTGCTGCTGCGGCAGTTTTTAAATCATTTCAACCAGCACTATGTTCGGTTTGCCCAGGGAAAGCATCACGAATTTCTGAAGCTGGTACGCTGTTATACCAGGATGCTGGGGCAAGAAATAATCATCACTGAAGAAAAAGCCACGTACCATGCTAAGGCAGTGGATATCGATGAGACCGGTGCATTGATTGTGAAAAAAAGCGATGGCACTATCCGTACCCTATTAGCAGCAGATGTCTCTATCCGCAGTCAAAGTATCTAA
- a CDS encoding RND family transporter produces MIQWFKSIFEKTLPRFAVKYPWLVLIVFVLVTGFFGYQLTNIYVDTDVTKLTTGSEEETRAIETAARDFTVGDPLYLILKGDMNDPQVLQKANNLISEIRGHKDVFEVISPFDTSYFGLAGFMVQSIPVAPQVPATEAEVKAFRQRLAQSPNGKRMISADSEAMLIELYIYGSYSSRGKRAVKELEKLLTTEWGSDQFNMTGTSYITHAMDQSIRRDAFVLFPIAALIVVIVLILSFRSWLGFLIPGATVLVSMVITMGLMAWLDFPITLVSVIMPVILIVIGSADGIHILHKYQEELGRNSASKNEIVARVMEKMVPPCTMTSVTTAVGLISLRTSTVIPVKDFGTFSGIGVMVAYVFTLLGIPALLAVFPEPKRLSREAKQETYWDTIFLAKLARWVMRHSKTVAVIGTAVFVIMALGLPRITVEANIARYFRKSSDAAEGIRVYEQYFGGSQQVLIVVDTHQAQGALNPQFLPTIDELEQYAQTVPLVTHTWSMASLARDLSPDGQLQPNLVPLAYQQLPRTLTSVFVSRNQQQKAMIYAWLRSSDTTQLANNLISLETGLKERLPEGYTVTVSGLPKIIQHHMQRFSESQVSSVLWSTLAVLALLIIFTRSFLEGCISVIPLIFTIVINFGVMGWLGLPLDAATVLIGSIAIGMGIDYSIHYISRVNSEVKAGKNLMDACEIAISTAGHAIMINAATLIAGFLMLCFSTFSILMVFGVLMALAMGISCIATVTVLPVMLQILRNKFSRRVHSA; encoded by the coding sequence ATGATACAGTGGTTCAAATCTATATTTGAGAAAACTCTACCGCGATTTGCAGTTAAATATCCCTGGCTTGTGTTGATAGTTTTTGTCTTGGTCACCGGCTTTTTTGGCTACCAGCTGACGAACATTTATGTCGATACTGATGTAACCAAACTCACTACCGGAAGTGAGGAGGAAACGCGGGCAATTGAAACCGCCGCCCGTGATTTCACTGTCGGCGATCCTCTGTATTTGATTCTGAAAGGAGACATGAACGATCCCCAAGTTCTCCAGAAAGCAAATAACTTGATTTCTGAAATCAGAGGACACAAGGATGTCTTTGAAGTTATCAGTCCATTTGACACATCCTATTTCGGACTAGCCGGCTTTATGGTGCAGAGCATACCCGTTGCGCCGCAGGTTCCAGCAACTGAAGCAGAAGTCAAGGCGTTTCGCCAGCGGCTGGCTCAAAGTCCTAACGGCAAGCGGATGATCAGCGCAGACAGCGAAGCCATGCTGATCGAACTCTACATTTATGGAAGCTATTCCAGCCGGGGCAAGCGGGCTGTAAAAGAACTCGAAAAACTCCTAACCACTGAGTGGGGTTCGGATCAGTTTAATATGACGGGTACCAGCTACATAACCCACGCGATGGATCAAAGCATCAGGCGGGACGCCTTTGTGTTATTTCCCATTGCAGCTTTGATTGTGGTGATAGTCTTAATCCTAAGCTTCCGCAGCTGGCTGGGCTTTTTGATCCCCGGTGCTACAGTATTAGTCTCCATGGTGATCACGATGGGACTGATGGCTTGGTTGGATTTTCCGATCACCCTTGTCAGTGTGATTATGCCGGTAATTCTAATCGTAATCGGATCAGCTGACGGAATTCATATTCTGCACAAATATCAGGAGGAGTTGGGGCGGAATTCAGCGTCTAAAAATGAGATTGTCGCTCGTGTAATGGAGAAAATGGTGCCTCCCTGCACTATGACATCGGTAACCACAGCGGTGGGATTGATTTCACTGCGCACTTCAACGGTGATACCGGTTAAGGATTTTGGTACATTCTCCGGTATTGGTGTTATGGTTGCTTATGTGTTTACACTGCTGGGAATACCGGCCCTTTTGGCTGTGTTTCCTGAGCCGAAGCGCTTGAGCAGAGAGGCAAAACAGGAAACTTACTGGGATACAATTTTCCTCGCTAAACTAGCCAGATGGGTGATGCGGCACAGTAAGACAGTGGCAGTAATCGGTACAGCAGTTTTTGTTATAATGGCGTTGGGACTGCCGCGGATAACTGTTGAAGCCAATATTGCCCGCTACTTCCGGAAATCCAGCGATGCAGCGGAAGGTATTCGAGTCTATGAGCAGTATTTTGGCGGCTCCCAGCAGGTCTTGATTGTGGTGGATACTCACCAAGCCCAAGGTGCTTTGAATCCGCAGTTTTTGCCTACAATTGATGAATTAGAGCAGTATGCGCAGACGGTGCCGCTGGTGACTCATACCTGGTCCATGGCATCGCTGGCCAGAGACTTAAGTCCCGATGGACAGCTGCAGCCGAATTTGGTTCCCTTAGCCTATCAGCAGCTGCCTAGAACCCTAACCAGTGTGTTTGTAAGCCGCAATCAGCAGCAGAAAGCAATGATCTACGCTTGGCTGCGCAGCAGCGATACAACTCAGCTGGCCAATAACTTAATCTCCTTGGAAACGGGATTAAAGGAGCGGCTCCCGGAAGGGTATACGGTCACCGTCTCGGGACTTCCAAAGATTATTCAGCACCATATGCAGCGCTTTTCCGAAAGTCAAGTATCCAGTGTTCTTTGGTCAACTTTAGCTGTTTTGGCGCTGTTGATAATCTTTACGCGTTCGTTTTTAGAAGGATGCATCTCCGTGATCCCACTGATCTTTACCATAGTCATTAATTTTGGTGTTATGGGTTGGCTTGGACTGCCGTTGGATGCGGCTACAGTATTAATCGGCAGTATTGCCATCGGAATGGGAATCGACTATTCGATTCACTACATCAGTCGGGTCAACAGCGAGGTTAAGGCAGGAAAAAATCTGATGGATGCCTGCGAAATAGCCATCAGCACCGCGGGTCATGCCATTATGATCAATGCTGCTACCCTGATTGCCGGATTTTTGATGCTCTGCTTTTCTACTTTTTCCATTCTTATGGTGTTTGGCGTGCTGATGGCCTTGGCCATGGGTATCAGCTGCATTGCAACAGTAACGGTTTTGCCCGTTATGCTGCAGATATTAAGAAATAAATTCTCAAGGAGGGTTCACAGTGCTTGA
- the araA gene encoding L-arabinose isomerase — translation MLDLKQYEVWFVTGSQHLYGDDTLKQVDEHSQQIVNALNASGKLPVRVVFKPVLTNQEAITRLCLEANIAENCIGLITWMHTFSPAKMWINGLKRLQKPLVHLHTQFNRDIPWQEIDMDFMNLNQSAHGDREFGFIVTRLGIDRKVIVGHWQDPEVEQDLADWMRAALGWHEMQNVKIARFGDNMREVAVTEGNKVGSQVEFGFAVDGYGLGDLLAVLNQVTDAEVEELLAVYDQEYQLMDSLKPGGEYRGALAEQAKYELAIERFLKQGGYTGFTTTFENLHGLEQLPGLAVQRLMKKGYGFGAEGDWKTAALLRVMKVMATGLEGGTSFMEDYTYHLEPGNMRILGAHMLEVCETMAADQPTLEVHPLSIGGKNDPVRSLFTAPPGPAVAVTLVDLGHRYRMIVNKVEVVESEELPKLPVARALWIPKPDLKTAAAAWILAGGAHHTSFSQALTVQQMVDFAEIAGVECMVIDESTDLNQFKKELRWNQAYYG, via the coding sequence GTGCTTGATTTAAAACAGTATGAAGTGTGGTTTGTCACAGGAAGTCAGCATCTTTATGGGGACGACACTTTAAAGCAGGTTGACGAGCATTCACAGCAGATCGTAAACGCGCTCAACGCGTCCGGAAAGCTTCCAGTTAGAGTTGTCTTTAAACCGGTGCTGACTAATCAGGAAGCAATTACCAGACTTTGCTTGGAAGCCAATATTGCGGAAAACTGCATCGGTCTAATTACATGGATGCACACCTTTTCGCCGGCGAAGATGTGGATTAACGGTCTCAAGCGACTGCAGAAGCCGCTCGTGCATCTGCACACCCAGTTTAACCGGGACATTCCCTGGCAGGAAATTGATATGGACTTTATGAACCTCAACCAATCTGCCCATGGAGATAGGGAATTCGGGTTTATTGTTACCCGGTTAGGCATTGACCGCAAAGTCATTGTTGGCCACTGGCAGGATCCGGAAGTTGAACAGGATCTGGCAGATTGGATGCGGGCTGCCTTGGGCTGGCACGAGATGCAGAATGTTAAAATTGCCAGATTTGGCGACAATATGCGGGAAGTGGCAGTTACCGAAGGTAATAAAGTCGGTTCTCAAGTAGAGTTCGGCTTTGCTGTAGATGGGTACGGCCTTGGTGATCTGCTTGCAGTGCTCAACCAGGTAACAGATGCCGAAGTTGAGGAACTGCTTGCTGTTTATGATCAGGAGTATCAGCTGATGGACAGCTTAAAACCTGGCGGTGAATACCGTGGTGCCCTGGCTGAACAAGCGAAATACGAACTGGCCATTGAGAGATTCCTCAAGCAGGGCGGCTATACCGGATTTACAACTACTTTTGAAAATCTTCATGGATTAGAACAGCTGCCTGGATTGGCTGTCCAGCGCTTGATGAAAAAAGGATACGGTTTTGGAGCAGAGGGAGATTGGAAAACTGCAGCGCTGCTGAGAGTCATGAAAGTAATGGCAACCGGCTTAGAAGGCGGCACCTCCTTCATGGAAGACTATACCTATCACTTGGAACCCGGCAATATGCGGATTTTAGGTGCTCATATGCTGGAAGTCTGCGAAACGATGGCAGCTGATCAACCTACACTGGAAGTCCATCCGCTTTCCATCGGAGGTAAAAACGACCCGGTTCGCTCTCTCTTTACGGCACCTCCTGGACCGGCAGTTGCTGTGACTTTAGTAGATTTGGGACACCGCTACCGCATGATCGTCAATAAGGTAGAAGTTGTGGAATCGGAAGAGCTGCCAAAGCTGCCAGTGGCGCGGGCGCTGTGGATTCCAAAGCCAGATCTGAAAACAGCGGCAGCTGCTTGGATCCTGGCAGGAGGAGCGCATCATACCAGCTTCAGTCAGGCTCTGACTGTACAGCAGATGGTTGATTTTGCAGAGATAGCCGGAGTTGAGTGCATGGTTATCGATGAATCTACCGATTTGAACCAGTTCAAGAAGGAACTGCGCTGGAACCAAGCTTATTACGGATAA
- a CDS encoding diguanylate cyclase: protein MIPQAYELLLIMDIAAFDSDLPSEELFQQVIEKASRLLGVQKLILSLNDPILQNCSGFWGFMKHEDPMAATAEPGPNSYLHQFTNSSSYLYMEEAGPLSVQKQRLYTIFARSLEDALTRKKIKESLRQSEKKYRDILANMQEGYYEIDLKGRIVFCNQSLYDLLGYEVGELAGVNMLTICVERRKVFQIFRAVWEQRSAKRVNTIKLRRKDGSLCYGEVSIRLTRNSSGEVAGFSGLIRDITERIHYQKRLEFLSMHDVLTGLYNRRHFEDLIVKYQESTDYPITVIAADLDGLKIINDSMGHPCGDMVLRAFAKILRDGVKGRGAAARLGGDEFGVIIPRCSSKQAEIFMEKVRRAVDDYNQENPTLPLSISMGSATTEDDSVSLTELYRIADDRMLHDKLYRSVSMKSEIVNILMAALAERDYVTHGHAARMEVICEAIAKKLQLSEAQIADLALLVKVHDLGKVGIPDSILTKPGKLSDADWKIMRQHPEKGYRIATSSPHLAGISRLILCHHERWDGSGYPLGLAGEEIPIECRILAIADAYDAMTSFRPYREQITHEEAIGEIIDNAGSQFDPHLVEIAVPILNELHSGVKLFK, encoded by the coding sequence ATGATACCGCAGGCATATGAACTCCTTTTAATCATGGATATTGCTGCTTTTGACAGCGATCTTCCCAGCGAGGAGCTTTTTCAGCAGGTGATTGAAAAAGCAAGCCGCCTGCTTGGGGTGCAGAAACTGATTCTGAGCTTAAACGACCCGATTCTGCAGAACTGCAGCGGTTTTTGGGGATTTATGAAGCATGAGGATCCCATGGCTGCCACGGCAGAACCTGGGCCGAACAGCTATCTTCATCAGTTTACTAATTCTAGTTCGTATTTATACATGGAAGAGGCTGGGCCTTTATCGGTGCAGAAACAGCGTTTATACACTATCTTTGCCCGCAGTCTGGAGGACGCCCTTACCCGCAAAAAGATTAAAGAATCGCTGCGGCAGTCCGAAAAGAAATACCGGGACATTTTGGCAAACATGCAGGAAGGGTATTATGAGATTGATCTTAAGGGCCGCATTGTGTTCTGCAATCAGTCGCTGTACGATTTGTTAGGCTATGAAGTTGGAGAACTGGCAGGTGTGAATATGCTGACAATCTGCGTTGAACGGCGCAAAGTTTTTCAAATATTCCGCGCTGTTTGGGAGCAGAGGTCTGCAAAGCGGGTTAATACGATTAAACTCAGGCGTAAAGACGGGTCATTATGCTATGGCGAAGTATCTATCCGCCTGACCAGAAACAGCAGCGGTGAGGTTGCTGGATTCAGCGGCCTGATCCGGGATATTACGGAGCGGATTCACTACCAAAAGCGGCTGGAGTTTCTCAGCATGCACGATGTGCTGACCGGACTTTACAACCGCCGGCACTTTGAAGATTTGATTGTGAAGTATCAGGAATCGACAGATTACCCTATTACAGTGATTGCCGCGGATTTAGATGGATTGAAGATCATTAATGACAGCATGGGCCATCCCTGCGGTGATATGGTGCTGAGAGCCTTTGCTAAGATCCTTCGGGACGGTGTAAAAGGCAGGGGGGCAGCGGCCCGTCTCGGCGGTGATGAATTCGGAGTAATAATTCCCAGGTGCAGCAGCAAGCAGGCAGAGATTTTTATGGAGAAGGTTCGCCGCGCAGTTGATGACTACAATCAGGAGAATCCGACGCTGCCTTTAAGCATTTCCATGGGCAGCGCCACAACGGAAGATGATTCTGTTTCTCTGACGGAACTCTACCGCATTGCCGATGATCGGATGCTCCACGATAAGCTGTATCGCAGTGTAAGCATGAAATCTGAGATTGTAAATATTCTCATGGCTGCGCTGGCGGAAAGAGATTATGTCACACACGGCCATGCCGCGCGCATGGAGGTGATCTGCGAGGCGATTGCTAAAAAACTTCAGCTTTCCGAAGCGCAGATCGCTGACCTTGCTCTTTTAGTCAAAGTGCACGATTTAGGCAAGGTGGGCATTCCCGATAGTATCCTGACAAAACCCGGGAAATTATCCGATGCGGACTGGAAAATAATGAGGCAGCATCCAGAAAAAGGCTATCGGATTGCAACTTCCTCGCCGCATTTAGCCGGAATATCTCGCTTAATTCTCTGCCACCATGAGCGGTGGGATGGCAGTGGTTATCCGCTGGGATTGGCGGGGGAGGAGATTCCCATTGAGTGTCGAATTTTAGCTATTGCTGATGCATACGATGCTATGACGAGTTTTCGTCCTTATCGAGAGCAGATTACCCATGAAGAAGCGATCGGAGAAATTATTGATAACGCCGGCAGTCAATTTGATCCGCATTTGGTTGAAATTGCTGTTCCTATTCTCAATGAACTTCACAGTGGAGTAAAGCTGTTTAAGTAA
- a CDS encoding DUF3298 and DUF4163 domain-containing protein, producing MHLAKRRISAAILVICLLTVGLVLTAEKTQAEYRVNPYWYRIIGGRPNWDVIVLDRVREKDSPYYCSRLSIPVIHGIKDQELYDQLNTMFYEGIVHFDHEIETNTYKYLEELDGPPEQLPKYTTEVNYKVNYNSGGILSLTVSFSHYLDRHNKSGFMETVNVDLTTGRIIEFTDLFATEEERGVLLKAINSQIKQNPSAYFVSEIEAGDLSSIQSFYITENHIIVYFDLNAIGPYTTGIPEFWLELSAAVNELRQHYEGR from the coding sequence GTGCATCTCGCTAAACGCAGGATTTCAGCAGCAATTTTAGTAATCTGTTTACTCACTGTGGGATTAGTACTGACTGCAGAAAAAACTCAAGCTGAGTACCGTGTTAATCCATACTGGTACCGCATTATTGGCGGAAGACCAAATTGGGATGTAATTGTACTTGATCGCGTGCGCGAAAAGGACAGTCCCTATTACTGCAGCAGATTATCTATTCCGGTGATTCACGGCATAAAAGACCAGGAGCTGTATGATCAGCTCAACACCATGTTTTACGAGGGAATAGTTCATTTTGACCATGAGATTGAAACCAATACTTACAAGTATCTGGAGGAGCTGGACGGCCCACCGGAACAGCTGCCCAAGTACACTACCGAAGTGAATTACAAGGTAAATTATAACTCGGGCGGAATTCTCAGCTTGACTGTCAGCTTCAGCCACTATTTGGATCGGCACAATAAGTCAGGATTCATGGAAACGGTCAATGTGGATTTGACCACCGGCAGGATTATCGAGTTTACAGACTTGTTCGCAACTGAAGAGGAGCGAGGTGTTCTGCTAAAAGCAATTAACAGCCAAATCAAACAAAATCCATCGGCTTATTTTGTCAGCGAGATCGAAGCAGGAGATTTGAGCAGCATTCAATCCTTTTATATCACAGAAAATCACATCATTGTCTACTTTGATTTAAATGCGATCGGACCGTATACAACTGGCATTCCTGAGTTTTGGTTAGAATTAAGCGCAGCGGTCAACGAACTGCGGCAGCACTACGAGGGCAGATGA